In a genomic window of Hippoglossus stenolepis isolate QCI-W04-F060 chromosome 15, HSTE1.2, whole genome shotgun sequence:
- the LOC118121720 gene encoding apoptosis regulator BAX-like — translation MACGGKDSVERIGEALIKKVIEEELKDIPLEDDPFLTLDAVEVKNEQEEERVKEVSALVRKVGDKLKDDKEIQDGIKRLARDFELGGTEEANKMLEAVFNETFKDGITWEKIVSFLYVVGKVVGIMAVLMAGSMVVMALCPSVKRILSWTVDFFKNYLLVWIREQGGWIRCLVQS, via the coding sequence aTGGCGTGTGGAGGCAAGGATTCTGTTGAGAGGATAGGAGAGGCCCTGATCAAGAAGGTCATTGAGGAGGAGTTGAAAGACATACCCTTAGAGGACGACCCGTTCCTCACCCTCGATGCTGTGGAAGTAAAGaatgagcaggaggaagagcgtGTGAAGGAGGTGAGCGCATTGGTCCGCAAAGttggtgacaaattaaaggatgACAAGGAGATCCAAGATGGAATAAAGCGGCTTGCACGAGACTTCGAGCTGGGCGGAACTGAAGAGGCCAACAAGATGTTAGAGGCTGTGTTTAATGAGACGTTTAAGGATGGCATCACCTGGGAGAAGATTGTTAGTTTTCTCTATGTTGTTGGCAAGGTGGTAGGCATAATGGCAGTATTAATGGCAGGATCAATGGTGGTGATGGCTCTGTGTCCGTCAGTGAAGCGGATCCTGAGTTGGACTGTCGACTTTTTCAAAAATTATCTCCTGGTCTGGATTCGGGAACAAGGAGGATGGATCCGCTGTTTGGTTCAGTCATGA